In Pseudomonas sp. FP1742, the DNA window GAATGGGCGCGACGCTTTGCGGCGTTTATCCGCGAGGCGACCCCGGAAAACCTGCTGGGATCGAGCATCTACTTCGACCTGCGCGTGGTCTGGGGCGATGAGCGGGGCTGCGAACAACTGCGCCGGGGCATTCTCGATCAGGTCGGCGACAACCGGTTGTTCCAGCGCATGATGGCCGAGAACGCCCTGCGCAACCGTCCGCCCGTGGGGCGTTTCCGTGAATTCGTGCTGGCGCGCAAGAATGGCGAGAAAGCCACCCTCGACCTGAAACTCCAGGGCCTGACGCCATTCGTCGACGGCGCGCGAGTGCTGGCCCTGGCCCACGGCATCGACGCCAACAATACCCTGGAGCGCTTTCGCCAACTGGTGGAAAAAGAAGTCATCGAACAGCTGGACGGCGCGGCCTATGAAGAGGCGTATCACTTCATCCAGCAAACCCGCATGCAGCAACATCAGCTACAGACCCGAGAGAACTTGCCCTACTCCAACCGCGTCGATCCCGACAGCCTCAATCATCTGGACCGACGCATCCTGCGAGAATCCCTGCGCCAGGCCCAACGCCTGCAAAGCAGCCTGACCCTGCGGTATCAGCTATGAGCCTGTTTTCATGGCTGCGCCCGGCCAGTCCCGTTTTGCCCGGCGAACTGCAACAACGTCTGGAACGCTTGCCGGTCGTGGCAGAGCTGAGTGACTGCAGCCTGCGGGAGCAACGCTGGGTGGTGCTCGACCTGGAAACCACCGGACTGAACCTGAATAAGGATCGGCTGCTGTCCATCGGTGCCGTGGTGATCGAGGACGGAGCGATCGACTTCAGCCAGCAGTTCGAGCGCACGCTGCAATGCAGCGAACTCAAACTCGGCCCCAGCGTGTTGATTCACGGTCTGGGCCCGAGCGCCATTGCCGCCGGTAGCGACCCGGCGCAGGCCTTGCTCGAGTTCATGGAGTTTGTCGGCGACAGTCCGGTGCTGGCCTTTCATGCGCCGTTCGACCAGCACATGCTCGGGCGCGCGCTGAAAGAACATCTGGGTTACAAGTTGCAGCATCCCTTTCTGGATGTGGCAGACATCGCCCCGCTGCTTTGCCCCCAGGCGCATTTTCGCGAGGCTGGGCTGGACGAGTGGATCGACTGGTTCAAACTGGAGGTCTTCGAACGGCATAACGCCAGCGCCGATGCCTTGGCGACGGCGGAACTGATGCTGATTCTGTTCAGCCGGGCGCGACAGCAACAGATCCACAGCCCGTTGAACCTGCAGCAGCGGCTGAGTCAGTGGAAGCGGCGGCGGCAAGCGCCTTCATTTTAGATCTGTGGTGTCTGTTATGGGGTCTTCGCGGGCAAGCCTCGGTCCTACAGATGTTGTGATCGGCGGACGACACAAGACCTGTTGGAACGAGCTTGAGCTCAGCGCTATGCTCCCGACACTGCCCATGATCGAGATGCCGCCATGTCCGCCCCCAGCATGACCTTGTTCCACAACCCCGCCTCGCCCTTTGTTCGCAAAGTCATGGTGCTGCTGCACGAGACCGGCCAAACGAACCGCGTGGCGCTGCAAGCCTGCCAGCTCACGCCGGTCAGCCCGGATCCGGCTCTCAACAAAGACAACCCGCTGGGCAAGATTCCGGCGCTGCGCCTGGCGGACGGCAATGTGTTGTACGACAGCCGGGTGATCCTCGATTACCTCGATCACCAGCACGTCGGCAATCCGCTGATTCCTCGTGAAGGCTCGGCGCGCTGGCGGCGCTTGACCCTGGCTTCTCTGGCGGACGGGATCATGGATGCCGCCGTGATGATTCGCTATGAAGTGGCCCTGCGCCCGCCGGAAAAACACTGGGACGCCTGGCTCGACAGTCAGCGCGACAAGATTCGTCGCGCCCTGGCGCTGCTGGAGGCCGACGCGATTGCCGAGCTGACCAGCCATTTCGATGTGGCGGCAATCAGTGTGGCCTGTGCCTTGGGTTATCTGGATTTGCGCCATCCGGATCTGGAATGGCGCAAAGAGAATCCAAAGTTGGCAGCGTGGTATTTCGAAGTGAGTCAGCGGCCTTCGATGATTGCGACGATGCCCAAGGCTTAGATTCTCGCTGGCGGTACCGGCCTCTTCGCGAGCAAGCCCGCTCCCACAGGGGACTTGTGTTGTTCACTCCATATTTGTAACAACACAGAGCCAATGTGGGAGCGGGCTTGCTCGCGAATGCACCACACCGAATCCAACGGAAACAACCCGGCAATCCGCGTCGCCAACGCCTCGCCCATCCGCTGATCTTCGCGCAACCCCACCCACCGGCTCATTCCACGGCGCCTATATCAAAGGCCAAAGGCTTCGCGGTTTTCTGCCCGATCCCATACCAGTCCAGCTTGCGGGTCAGCACCATGAACACACCCAGCAGACCGAACAACAGCAGCGAGCCCATCAACAGCGCGTAATCCTCGGCGCTCAACAAGCCGTAAAGCAGCCCGTACAACGCCGCCAACCCCGCCGAAAAGCTCAAGCCGTGACGCACGCTGCGCAGCACATGGCAGACATAGAAACCGATCAACGCCACACAGCCACTCGCTGACAACAGATACGCCAGGGCAAAACCGATGTGTTCGGACAGCGACAACAGCAACAGGTAGAAGAACGCCAGCGCGACACCCACCAAGGCGTACTGCACCGGGTGTACCGCCAGGCTTTTCAGCACTTCGAAGAGGAAGAAACCGGCGAAGGTCAGGACGATAAACAACAGCGCATATTTGATCGCCCGGTCGCTTTTCAGGTATTGGTCCACCGGGTCGATGAAACTCACGCCGAAGCTGCGACCGTTGAACGCCTCGCAATGACCACCCGACACGCAACTGTTCAACGCCTCTTGCAGGTTGGTGGAGAAAAACGAGGTCTGCCAATTGGCCGTGAAGCCCTGATCGGTGATTTCACGCTGGGCCGGCAGGTAATTGCCGATGAAGCTGGGGTGAGGCCAATTGGCGGCCAGTGAAACCTTGCTGGTCTTGCCCACCGGGAGAACCTGCAACTGGCCGGTGCCTTGCAGACGCAAGTCGAAACCGAAGGCCAGCTCCGTGGCCTGTTGGGTGTCCAGTACTGGTAGCGTCACGTGCACACCTTCGCCCAACCAGCCCACTTGGCTGCCCGGTACAAAATCCAGCTTCTGCCCATTGAGTTCGAGTTTCAGGGCATTCTCGATGCCGCGAATGTCGCTGATGCCGACAGCCAGGAACGGCTGATCGAAGCGGTAATCAGCAAAGTCTTCCTTGATGCCCAGTTGCGCCGGGACCAAGAAATGCCCGCTGATGCGGTTATCGGCATGGAACAGCCGCGCCTCGTAGATACCCCGGGCGCGCAGTTCGGTCTGGACCTGGCCGTCGAGTTCAAAGCGCTCCGGCAGGAAATACAAACGCCCGCGCTCCTCGCCGACGTCCTGATAACGCTCATTGGTTTTTTCGTTGGTTTTCCAGGTGCGCACCGTTTTGCGATAAGGCACCACCATCAGCGGGCCACTCAGTTGCTGGCTATAGCTGGAGCTGCGGGCGATGTCTTCGAGCACACCGTCGCGCAGTTGCTGGCGGTCCTGGATCACGCCGTTGATCATCAGCAGCGGGATCAGCAGCAACAGAATCAGCAGGGCAATCGCCCCGAGTTTTAGGGTAAGGCTTCGGTTCATGGGGACTCTCCCTGTTTGGATGGGGAGAGTCTGGAGTCGGTATGTGGGAGATTTATGGGGGGAATGTGGAGATTTTGTGGAGACTGGGCCGGCCTCTTCGCGAGCAGGCTCGCGATGGCCGCGACTCGGTTCTAAGGCAAGCGCAACATGACCTCTACACCGCCGTCGACATTACCAATGCTCATCACACCGCCATGCAGCTTGACCACTTCCTCAACGAAGTTAAGGCCTAGCCCCGTACTTTTGCGCCCACTGTCCGGACGCGGCAGCGAGTAGAAACGCTCGCTCAAACGCGGCAGCGCATAGTCGGGAATCGCCTCGGCCTGGTTGAACAGCCTGAACTCAATCTGCTCACCGACTCGTTCGGCACAAAATCGCAGCACGCCATGCGCTGGGGTGAAGTCCAGGGCATTCTCCAGCAGATTGCCCAGCGCCTGGCGCAATAGAAACGGCTCGCCAAGCAGATTCAGATCCGCTGCAATTTGCCGTTCCACACGCAACTGCTTGCTTTCGATTCGTGCAGCCTGGGCGCTCAACAGTTCTTCCACCAAGTCCGCCAGCGGCACCGCCACCCGCTCCTCCAATCCTTGGCGTTGTTCGACCTGCGCCAGGTTCAGCAGTCGTTCGATCAACTGCTGCATGCGCGCGCTTTCGCTGCCGATGTTGCTGACGAAACGCTGCTGCTGGGCCGGCGGCATCTCGCCTTGCAGCAGCTCCGCCGCGCCGCGAATCGCCGCCAGCGGGCTTTTCAATTCATGGGTCAGGGTGTGTACATAACGCTCGACATAGGCTTTGCCCTCGAGTTGGGTACGCATGTGCTCCACCGCCGTGGCCAGTTGTTCCAGTTCGCCGCCACGGTAATGCGGCACCTCGACCCGGCGGCCTTCACTGACGGCCTGGGCATAAGCCGTCAACCTTCGCAGCGCCGCGCTCAGCCACCACGACAACAGCGCACCGAACAGCAAACCGAGGCCAATCAATCCGGCGCCATAAGCCAGCAATCGCCGCTCGGTGCGATCGACGTAAGGCTGCAACGAGCTGTTGGGCTTGGCCACCGTCACCACGCCGATGATCTGACCGTTGTCACGAATCGGCGCCCCGACGTGCATTACCGATGAGTTCGAATCATCCGGATTGCTGCGCGTCGAGCGCGCGCCGTACTCGCCACGCAGGGTCAGGTAGACGTCGTTCCAGCGTGAGTAGTCCTGGCCCACCGCGATGCCGCTGGAATCCAGCACCACAATGCCCTTGGCATCGGTGACGTAAATGCGGTGGTTGACCTGATTCTTCGACAGGCCCCAGATTTTCGCCTTCGGTTGCCGCTCGCCATAAGCCTTGAGCAACTCGGGCCAGCGGTTCTGGCTGAGGGTGCCGGCCTTGAAGTCGTCGCGCAGGATCTCGGCCATCAGGTTGGCGGTGTCCACCAGGGTTTCTTCGGTGGACTGGCGCACACCGGGGCGGATTTCTTCCATCACGGTGTTGAGCACAAAGTAACCGGTCAGGCCGATGAACAGCACGTAGACCAGAAAAATCCGGATCCCCAGTGACATCAGCTGTGCCCCGGGCTGTAGCTATAGCCGAGGCCGCGATGAGTCTGGATCGGCTCGGCGTCGGCCTTCACCAGCCGCAGTTTGGCGCGCACGCTCTTGATGTGGCTGTCGATGCTGCGCTCGTAACCGGCATCGGCGGCCACCCCCAGCGCATCGAGCAATTGCTCGCGGCTGAAGACTCGCTCCGGTTGTTCCAGCAGGCATTGCAGCAATCGAAACTCATGCCGGGTCAGGCTCAGGGGCTGGTTGCGATAGCTGATCTGCACCCGTTCGCCGTCGATGCGAAACAGCGCCGATGCCACCTCCGTCACCGATCGTGGCGCCATGCGCTTGAGAATCGCCCGGACCCGCGCCGCCACTTCCCGGGGGCTGAACGGCTTGACCACGTAGTCGTCGGCGCCGATTTCCAGCCCCACCACGCGGTCGATCTCGGCGTCACGGGCGCTGAGGAACATCACCGGTACTTCGCTGAAACGCCGCAACTGCTTGCAGGTCTCAAAGCCGCTGATATCCGGCAGGCCGATGTCGAGAATGATCAGGTCGGCGGGCGTCGCGCGCTGATGTTCGAGCGCCGCCGCGCCAAGGCTCAACCAGGTGGTGGTGAAGCCCTCGCCCTGCAAGGCGAAAATCAGGGTGTCGGCAATCGCCGCTTCGTCTTCGACAATCAGGATATGAGGCATGGCGTCCGAGCCCGCTAGTTAAGTGGACGAACGGTGCCCCAAGGCTGATTCGCCGTCAATCAGCAGTCGGGTTTGTCGGCTGTAAAGCGACGCGCCGGGTTCACTGCCGCGCCGAACTCACGCAGGGCTTTGGCGCCGATCAGCAACGGGTAGTTAAAGCTGCTGCGGTCGGTGAGGTTGACCTCGACGGTGCGCTTGACGTTGCCCAGGCACAGTTCCAGATCGACCACTGGGCGTTTGGTGGGCGCGGTCACTTCCTTGTCATCGTCGTCTTCTTCGGAACGGGTCTTGATCTTGCTGATCCGCGCGACCTTGTGTTCGTAGACCTTGTTGCTCGCGCCTTTGGTGGCGAGACGGAAACGTACCCACTCGTCGCCGTCACGGGTGAAGGTTTCGATATCTTTGGCCGACAGCGACGCGGTCAGGGCGCCGGTGTCCATTTTCGCCTTGAGGACTTCGCCGCCGATTTCCGGCAGCGCGATGTATTCATAACGACCGTACAGGGTCGGCTCAGCGGCCAGAACCGGCAGGGTTACAAGGGCAAGCAGTGCAAGGAGAGATTTCACGTAAGGGGCTTCCTTGGAGAGTGGGCAGCGGAATTTTAGACCGTTGCCTGTGAATTCGTTCGTTCTTGAAATCGCTTCGCGGGCAAGCCCGCTCCCACAGGGTTTTGGGTTCACTACAAAAATGTGGTCAGCACAAAATTCCTGTGGGATCGGGCTTGCCCGCGCATAGGCCAGATCAATCACTACAACAGCCTGACGGGTTCGAATTCGCTAAAGGATACCGCCGAATAGGTGAAACATTCGTCATCACCGATTTGGCCTGCCCACCGAAGCTGCTTATCATGGCGCGCCCACACGCTTTCAAGAGTTTCCTATGCGCCGCCTGCTCACCGGCTGTCTCGTTACCCTGCTGCTGTTGCTCAACACCCTGGTCCTGTTCGGACCTTTGATGGTGTTCGCACTGCTCAAATTGCTTCTGCCCGGGCGCTTTCGCGATTACGCCTCGTGGGCGGTGATGTGGATTGCCGAAACCTGGGCCGAGATCGACAAGCTGATCTTCCGTCTATGCATTCCCACTCAATGGGACATTCGCGGCGGCGATGAGCTGCGCGGCGACACCTCGTATCTGGTGATCGGTAACCATCAATCCTGGGTCGATATCCCGGCGCTGATCCAGGCACTTAACCGGCGCACGCCGTTCTTCAAATTCTTCCTCAAGAAAGAACTGATCTGGGTGCCGTTCCTGGGCCTGGCCTGGTGGGCGTTGGACTATCCGTTCATGAAGCGCTACACCAAGGCGTTTCTGGCGAAGAACCCGGAGCTGGCCGGCAAGGACCTGGAGATCACCAAACAAGCCTGCGAGTTGTACAAGCGTCAGCCGGTGACGGTGGTCAACTACCTGGAAGGCACACGCTATACAGCAGCGAAAAGCGCCCAGCAGCAGTCACCGTTCACCCATCTACTCAAGCCCAAGGCGGGCGGCGTGGCTTTCGTGCTGGCGGCGATGGGCGAACAGCTGGACGCCATTCTCGATGTGACCGTGGTGTATCCACAACAGAAGATTCCGGGGTTCTGGGATTTGCTCAGTGGCAACGTGCCCAAGGTGATCATCGACATCCACACCCGCGAACTGGACCCGGCACTGTGGCAAGGCGATTACGAAAACGATCCGGTGTTTCGCGAAACGATCCAGAACTGGGTCAACCAGCTCTGGATCGACAAGGACCGGCGCATCAAGGAGCTACGCGCCGAGGGCTGACTCAGCTACCGGCGCCGGTGCCCCAGATCCCGCCGAGGTTTTGCAGCAGCGAACCGGCAACGCCTTGCTGACCGAGGTATTGCAGGATCACCGGAGCAAACATTCCGACCATCCCGGTGTCCATGCCCAGGGCGCTGAAGGCGTTGTTCAGGTCCTTGGTGTCCTTGACGTTACCCAGCAAGCCATCGAGCAACGCATTCTTGTCCGAACCGGCGCCAAGCAGACTACCCAATCCGGTCAGGCCACCCATGGCGCTGTTGCCGGCGATCTGAGCGAGGCCCGGCACATTTTTGCTCAGCTCGGAGAAGTCCTGGCCGCTGAGCTGGTTCTTCGCCAGCCCCAGCATCGCACCGGCACCGCCGATGGCCTGCTCCGGGGTGATGTCGAGCTGCGAGCCCAGGGTATTGAGCAAACCGGCGGCCTTGGGCGCCGCCGCCACGATGCCATCGACATCATCGGTCTCGACACCCTCGACATCTTCGTCGTCCTGCATCGATGACACCGCCTTGACCGCATCGCTGAGGCTTAACTGTGCAAAGGCCGGGCTGGCGGCCAGCGTCGTCAACGAAGCGACAGCCATGATCGATGCCAGTGCAAAACCGCGTGAAACGTTCATCCAGACATCCTCTTGTGCCGTGAAAAACCGCTCGATAACGGGAGCGGCAAAACTGCCGATTGGACCGGGTATCCGGTGGCATGTTCCTCGTCATGCATGCATTTCATCTGATCACTATTTTTAAGCGTACAGCACAAACTAAAGGGTACCCCTCCTTTGCCGGTGCCACATACTGCATTTCTAATAGCAACAAGCAATAAGACTCTTATTTCAAACCGACATAAAAAACTATCAGATATGATAGTTGGTATTCGCCCGCACTTCTCCCAAGCTTGCTTCGAAACAATGAATGGGAGCTGGCCCCTAGTCGCTAGCCCCCTTCGATTATTGAGCACTTAGGAAATATGAAAATGGCAGATAGAGAATTCGGTACCGTTAAATGGTTTAACGATGAAAAGGGCTTCGGATTCATCACACCAAAAGAAGGAGGGGAGGACCTTTTCGTGCACTTCAAAGCGATTGAGACTGACGGCTTCAAGTCGCTAAAAGAAGGCCAAACAGTATCCTACGTAAAAGAGTCTGGGCAAAAGGGCCCCCAAGCTGCACAGGTGCGCCCAGAATGAAACAAGCCCCTTCTGGTTCCTGAATTTTCGACGAGGCCCGCGCTGCCTATCGGGAGCGTGGGTTCTTTTTACGGGAGATGCAGCAATGGAGAAACAACCGATAAAACGCAATGACTCGATCATCGAAGACATCAACATTATGTCTTCAGCGTCGGCAAATCCCGAGTATATTGACTCGGACACTCATTCGATCATTTTTTGCATCAACCCAGGCGATCCACCGTTCAAGGCCGGGGAGAAAGTAACGTATGAACTAGTACAAGGTGATAATGGCCAATACTACGCAACCAACCTTAAATTAGCCGATAGTGAACAGACGGAAATACATTTATCTCTAACAGAATAACCTGCCTCATAATCTTACCTCCTCGTAAGCCATCTAAATAAAAAGCGACCTTAGCAGAGTATTACCGAAATACCTGAAAAGATCGCTTTTCACATCAACTAAATAGCTTACGCCGCACTGAACAACTTGTGCGGATCAATCACAAACTTCTTCGGCACGCCCGCATCGAACTCGCCGTAACCCCGTGGTGCGTCATCGAGACTGATGACTTCCACACCGACGATGTCGGCAATATGGATGCGGTCCCACATGATCGCCTGCATCAGCTGGCGGTTGTACTTCATCACTGGCGTCTGGCCGGTGTGGAAGCTGTGGGATTTGGC includes these proteins:
- a CDS encoding PolC-type DNA polymerase III, translated to MSLFSWLRPASPVLPGELQQRLERLPVVAELSDCSLREQRWVVLDLETTGLNLNKDRLLSIGAVVIEDGAIDFSQQFERTLQCSELKLGPSVLIHGLGPSAIAAGSDPAQALLEFMEFVGDSPVLAFHAPFDQHMLGRALKEHLGYKLQHPFLDVADIAPLLCPQAHFREAGLDEWIDWFKLEVFERHNASADALATAELMLILFSRARQQQIHSPLNLQQRLSQWKRRRQAPSF
- a CDS encoding glutathione S-transferase, translated to MSAPSMTLFHNPASPFVRKVMVLLHETGQTNRVALQACQLTPVSPDPALNKDNPLGKIPALRLADGNVLYDSRVILDYLDHQHVGNPLIPREGSARWRRLTLASLADGIMDAAVMIRYEVALRPPEKHWDAWLDSQRDKIRRALALLEADAIAELTSHFDVAAISVACALGYLDLRHPDLEWRKENPKLAAWYFEVSQRPSMIATMPKA
- the creD gene encoding cell envelope integrity protein CreD, translating into MNRSLTLKLGAIALLILLLLIPLLMINGVIQDRQQLRDGVLEDIARSSSYSQQLSGPLMVVPYRKTVRTWKTNEKTNERYQDVGEERGRLYFLPERFELDGQVQTELRARGIYEARLFHADNRISGHFLVPAQLGIKEDFADYRFDQPFLAVGISDIRGIENALKLELNGQKLDFVPGSQVGWLGEGVHVTLPVLDTQQATELAFGFDLRLQGTGQLQVLPVGKTSKVSLAANWPHPSFIGNYLPAQREITDQGFTANWQTSFFSTNLQEALNSCVSGGHCEAFNGRSFGVSFIDPVDQYLKSDRAIKYALLFIVLTFAGFFLFEVLKSLAVHPVQYALVGVALAFFYLLLLSLSEHIGFALAYLLSASGCVALIGFYVCHVLRSVRHGLSFSAGLAALYGLLYGLLSAEDYALLMGSLLLFGLLGVFMVLTRKLDWYGIGQKTAKPLAFDIGAVE
- the creC gene encoding two-component system sensor histidine kinase CreC, with translation MSLGIRIFLVYVLFIGLTGYFVLNTVMEEIRPGVRQSTEETLVDTANLMAEILRDDFKAGTLSQNRWPELLKAYGERQPKAKIWGLSKNQVNHRIYVTDAKGIVVLDSSGIAVGQDYSRWNDVYLTLRGEYGARSTRSNPDDSNSSVMHVGAPIRDNGQIIGVVTVAKPNSSLQPYVDRTERRLLAYGAGLIGLGLLFGALLSWWLSAALRRLTAYAQAVSEGRRVEVPHYRGGELEQLATAVEHMRTQLEGKAYVERYVHTLTHELKSPLAAIRGAAELLQGEMPPAQQQRFVSNIGSESARMQQLIERLLNLAQVEQRQGLEERVAVPLADLVEELLSAQAARIESKQLRVERQIAADLNLLGEPFLLRQALGNLLENALDFTPAHGVLRFCAERVGEQIEFRLFNQAEAIPDYALPRLSERFYSLPRPDSGRKSTGLGLNFVEEVVKLHGGVMSIGNVDGGVEVMLRLP
- the creB gene encoding two-component system response regulator CreB → MPHILIVEDEAAIADTLIFALQGEGFTTTWLSLGAAALEHQRATPADLIILDIGLPDISGFETCKQLRRFSEVPVMFLSARDAEIDRVVGLEIGADDYVVKPFSPREVAARVRAILKRMAPRSVTEVASALFRIDGERVQISYRNQPLSLTRHEFRLLQCLLEQPERVFSREQLLDALGVAADAGYERSIDSHIKSVRAKLRLVKADAEPIQTHRGLGYSYSPGHS
- a CDS encoding ATP-dependent zinc protease, with the translated sequence MKSLLALLALVTLPVLAAEPTLYGRYEYIALPEIGGEVLKAKMDTGALTASLSAKDIETFTRDGDEWVRFRLATKGASNKVYEHKVARISKIKTRSEEDDDDKEVTAPTKRPVVDLELCLGNVKRTVEVNLTDRSSFNYPLLIGAKALREFGAAVNPARRFTADKPDC
- a CDS encoding acyltransferase, giving the protein MRRLLTGCLVTLLLLLNTLVLFGPLMVFALLKLLLPGRFRDYASWAVMWIAETWAEIDKLIFRLCIPTQWDIRGGDELRGDTSYLVIGNHQSWVDIPALIQALNRRTPFFKFFLKKELIWVPFLGLAWWALDYPFMKRYTKAFLAKNPELAGKDLEITKQACELYKRQPVTVVNYLEGTRYTAAKSAQQQSPFTHLLKPKAGGVAFVLAAMGEQLDAILDVTVVYPQQKIPGFWDLLSGNVPKVIIDIHTRELDPALWQGDYENDPVFRETIQNWVNQLWIDKDRRIKELRAEG
- a CDS encoding DUF2780 domain-containing protein, which translates into the protein MNVSRGFALASIMAVASLTTLAASPAFAQLSLSDAVKAVSSMQDDEDVEGVETDDVDGIVAAAPKAAGLLNTLGSQLDITPEQAIGGAGAMLGLAKNQLSGQDFSELSKNVPGLAQIAGNSAMGGLTGLGSLLGAGSDKNALLDGLLGNVKDTKDLNNAFSALGMDTGMVGMFAPVILQYLGQQGVAGSLLQNLGGIWGTGAGS
- a CDS encoding cold-shock protein, which produces MADREFGTVKWFNDEKGFGFITPKEGGEDLFVHFKAIETDGFKSLKEGQTVSYVKESGQKGPQAAQVRPE